Proteins co-encoded in one Metabacillus sp. KUDC1714 genomic window:
- the ftsZ gene encoding cell division protein FtsZ encodes MLDFDTNIDQFATIKVIGVGGGGNNAVNRMIEDGVEGVEFIAVNTDAQALNQSKAEIKMQIGAALTRGLGAGANPEIGKRAVEESKQQIEEVLKGADMVFVTAGMGGGTGTGAAPAVAEISRNLGALTIGVVTRPFKFEGSKRAANATKGINEMKESVDTLIIIPNDRLLEIVDKKTHILDAFREADSVLRQGVQGISDLIAIPGLINLDFADVKTVMSQKGTALMGIGIASGENRAADAAQKAINSPLLETSINGAKGVIMNITGGRNLSLFEVQEAADMVSSASHDDLNMIFGSVINDNLKDEIIVTVIATGFTAKDSSIVQTPEEPSTEATSNRYPKEQHIQPEKVEPRGSIPFYERNLEPEESLDTPAFFRKRKNR; translated from the coding sequence ATGTTGGATTTTGATACAAATATTGACCAATTCGCAACAATTAAAGTTATTGGTGTAGGCGGTGGGGGAAACAACGCTGTAAACCGTATGATCGAGGACGGTGTTGAAGGGGTAGAATTTATTGCAGTTAATACAGATGCACAAGCTCTTAATCAATCAAAAGCAGAGATTAAGATGCAAATCGGTGCAGCATTAACTAGAGGTCTAGGCGCAGGGGCAAATCCGGAAATTGGTAAAAGAGCTGTGGAAGAAAGCAAACAACAAATCGAAGAAGTGTTAAAAGGGGCAGATATGGTTTTTGTTACTGCAGGAATGGGTGGTGGAACAGGCACAGGAGCAGCCCCAGCCGTTGCTGAAATCTCCCGTAATCTTGGAGCTTTAACCATTGGGGTTGTCACACGACCGTTCAAATTTGAAGGTTCCAAGCGCGCTGCAAACGCCACAAAAGGAATTAACGAAATGAAGGAGTCTGTTGACACTCTAATTATTATTCCAAACGATCGCTTATTAGAGATTGTAGATAAAAAAACACATATCCTTGATGCTTTCCGAGAAGCTGATAGCGTTCTTCGTCAAGGCGTTCAAGGAATTTCTGATTTAATCGCTATTCCAGGTTTAATTAACCTTGACTTTGCTGACGTGAAAACAGTTATGTCCCAAAAAGGAACTGCTTTAATGGGCATTGGTATTGCTTCAGGTGAAAACCGCGCTGCTGATGCTGCCCAAAAAGCAATAAATAGTCCGTTGCTAGAAACCTCCATCAATGGAGCCAAGGGAGTGATCATGAACATAACCGGCGGTCGCAATTTAAGCCTTTTTGAAGTTCAGGAGGCAGCCGATATGGTTTCATCTGCTTCACATGACGATTTAAATATGATTTTTGGCTCTGTCATCAACGATAATTTAAAAGATGAAATTATCGTAACTGTCATAGCTACTGGATTTACTGCAAAGGATTCATCAATAGTACAAACACCTGAAGAGCCATCAACTGAAGCAACGTCTAATCGATATCCAAAGGAACAACATATACAACCTGAGAAAGTAGAACCTAGAGGATCAATTCCGTTTTATGAACGAAACTTGGAACCAGAAGAATCATTAGATACTCCAGCGTTCTTCCGCAAACGGAAAAACCGATAG
- a CDS encoding response regulator transcription factor codes for MKSGEGCRIIIVDDEQLIRQGIKHYVEWEQEGFKIVGEASNGQEALELIELTKPHIVLTDIVMPIMDGEELTRIVKSKYPHIEIIILSSFGEFEYVRSTFQSGAVDYILKPKLDADTLLNVLKTAASRIPSLQAANGDTNVAINIGHMIEKFVSGYDTQYDEKLMSETFNYEYFCLVAADTRLLKDKDAINKDLIILRFEELFDTQLKKIKIQEFTTEENVSVFLVNGQEDELIEMQGVAAELLELDSKLSVLICDTFENFSKIGIKYNDVIKKMLQYRFYFPETKIIVEEDLAKEGPKITSFNLDKFTNDFKHERFDSAFDYLEEHVRELSAAFTTDIFEYKAFFGNIIFNISILLSNLEYDVKNLENEKFSFFNAIDEAKTAASVVEQLHRFVEKAKEIILSRKNQTGHSNLQQILDYIEENYAEPLSLTGVANHFHFNPSYLSSYFATHNKEGFNEYLNRIRIEEATKLLMNSSIPISEISGHVGYSDHSYFCKVFKKQRGLSPSQYRRNQKLNK; via the coding sequence TTGAAATCTGGTGAAGGTTGTAGAATCATCATTGTGGATGATGAGCAATTAATAAGACAAGGGATTAAGCATTATGTGGAATGGGAGCAGGAAGGCTTTAAAATCGTTGGGGAAGCATCGAATGGTCAAGAGGCTCTTGAGTTAATTGAGTTAACAAAGCCGCATATTGTGTTAACGGATATTGTTATGCCGATTATGGACGGGGAAGAATTAACTCGTATTGTGAAAAGTAAGTACCCACATATTGAGATTATCATATTAAGTAGTTTTGGGGAATTTGAATATGTGAGATCAACTTTTCAAAGCGGGGCAGTTGATTATATTTTAAAGCCAAAGCTTGATGCTGATACATTACTTAATGTGCTAAAAACTGCAGCAAGTAGAATACCATCACTACAAGCAGCAAATGGAGATACCAATGTTGCCATTAATATTGGACATATGATCGAAAAGTTTGTATCAGGTTATGACACTCAATATGATGAAAAATTAATGTCAGAGACGTTTAATTATGAATATTTTTGCTTAGTAGCTGCTGATACAAGACTCCTTAAAGATAAAGATGCTATAAACAAGGATTTGATTATTCTTCGATTTGAAGAATTGTTCGATACTCAATTAAAGAAAATAAAAATACAGGAATTCACAACAGAAGAAAATGTAAGTGTTTTCCTTGTTAATGGGCAAGAAGATGAACTAATAGAAATGCAGGGAGTAGCTGCTGAACTATTAGAGTTAGATTCAAAGCTTTCAGTGCTTATTTGTGACACGTTTGAAAACTTTTCAAAAATTGGGATTAAGTACAATGACGTGATCAAGAAAATGCTTCAATATCGATTTTATTTTCCTGAAACTAAAATAATAGTTGAGGAAGACTTAGCAAAAGAAGGTCCGAAAATCACTTCTTTTAATTTGGATAAGTTTACGAATGATTTTAAGCATGAGCGTTTTGATTCTGCATTTGACTATTTAGAGGAACATGTAAGAGAATTATCAGCAGCATTTACGACGGATATTTTTGAATATAAAGCGTTTTTTGGCAACATCATTTTCAATATTTCCATTTTATTAAGTAATTTGGAGTATGATGTGAAGAATTTAGAAAATGAAAAGTTTAGTTTTTTTAATGCAATTGATGAAGCCAAAACGGCTGCGAGTGTTGTTGAACAGTTGCATCGCTTTGTAGAAAAGGCGAAAGAAATTATTTTATCAAGGAAAAATCAAACCGGACATTCAAATCTTCAACAAATTCTTGATTATATTGAAGAAAATTATGCAGAGCCGTTGAGCTTAACTGGTGTAGCAAATCATTTTCATTTTAATCCTTCCTATTTATCAAGTTATTTTGCGACACATAACAAAGAAGGCTTTAATGAGTATTTAAATAGAATTCGTATAGAAGAGGCTACGAAGTTATTAATGAATAGCTCTATTCCGATATCTGAGATTAGTGGACATGTTGGGTATTCCGATCATAGTTATTTTTGCAAGGTATTTAAAAAGCAAAGAGGTTTATCTCCGAGTCAATATCGAAGAAATCAAAAATTGAATAAGTGA
- a CDS encoding sensor histidine kinase codes for MKFFQNHFKHNGLFVIMFLISVISIITVSIIITWTTFRMSEQFFIDKFSITNAKVMNQVKDSFESYNYSIVLASNNILQSGTIRRIMTEEQSNAQKMRSYFQMSEQMKRTKSNVDAYETEIIVTGVNEMSYATNRSYWLITDEELQSHIMTENSLKNPKRLIYQYDQRNENTNSANDAQFIVASKPLMERISGNIYGMMYFAIQESEIRNFYNSHTSTGNDVFILDKTGTIVSSNKTELIGDEANNLLHYAKENEQKNNDYIIANFMGTDQIIFMEYIPSFDMYLFNLIDKKTAIGDLINKKQIVLICICIVAIALIIVFLISRRMTNSLSTLVKQISDASKFDFDQYVSVSGTYETMQIGKAFNSMLDELHDYLEKLVLFQKQKRNAELAALQQQINPHFLYNTLTSIKFMIQQGGKGEAEETINSLISLLQNTIGNGSETISVEQEINNLKDYVLINQKRYGDRIKVNYLLSPDCVDQQIPKLILQPFIENSFFHGFNNKTSGFINVMVWQEKGTLICEIMDNGDGMEISSNKLPKTKSKKQHFTGIGVRNVNERIQILYGNQYGVSISSNLGEGTRVKITLPISEI; via the coding sequence ATGAAATTTTTCCAAAATCATTTTAAACATAATGGTTTGTTTGTCATTATGTTTTTAATTAGTGTAATCAGTATTATTACGGTTTCAATCATTATTACGTGGACAACGTTTCGTATGTCTGAGCAGTTTTTTATTGATAAGTTTAGTATTACAAATGCGAAAGTCATGAATCAAGTTAAAGATAGTTTTGAATCCTATAATTACTCGATTGTTCTTGCGTCAAACAACATCTTACAAAGTGGAACGATAAGAAGAATTATGACGGAGGAGCAATCCAATGCGCAAAAAATGCGATCTTATTTTCAAATGAGTGAGCAGATGAAACGAACGAAATCAAATGTTGATGCTTATGAAACTGAAATTATTGTGACCGGTGTGAATGAAATGAGCTATGCGACAAATCGATCATACTGGCTAATTACCGATGAAGAATTGCAGAGTCATATTATGACTGAAAATTCGTTAAAAAATCCAAAGAGGTTGATCTATCAATATGATCAGCGTAACGAAAATACAAATAGTGCTAATGATGCTCAATTTATCGTTGCTTCAAAACCTTTAATGGAAAGGATTTCAGGTAATATATACGGAATGATGTACTTCGCAATACAAGAAAGTGAAATTAGGAATTTTTATAACAGCCACACAAGTACAGGAAATGATGTTTTTATTCTCGATAAAACTGGTACCATTGTGTCAAGTAATAAAACGGAATTAATTGGAGATGAAGCTAATAATCTTTTGCACTATGCAAAAGAAAATGAACAAAAGAATAATGATTATATAATTGCAAATTTCATGGGAACAGATCAAATCATCTTTATGGAATATATTCCTTCTTTTGATATGTATTTATTTAATTTAATAGACAAGAAAACAGCAATTGGTGATTTGATTAATAAAAAGCAAATTGTGCTGATTTGTATTTGCATTGTTGCTATCGCCCTTATTATTGTTTTTCTTATATCGAGAAGAATGACAAATTCATTATCAACATTAGTAAAGCAAATTTCAGATGCTTCGAAATTTGATTTTGATCAGTATGTTTCAGTAAGTGGTACGTATGAAACAATGCAAATCGGTAAGGCATTTAATTCAATGCTGGATGAACTTCATGATTACTTGGAAAAACTCGTTCTTTTCCAAAAGCAAAAACGCAATGCAGAATTAGCGGCTTTACAACAGCAAATTAATCCGCATTTTCTCTATAATACACTTACTTCCATTAAGTTTATGATTCAGCAAGGTGGAAAAGGGGAAGCGGAGGAAACGATCAATTCCTTGATTTCATTACTTCAAAATACAATTGGAAATGGGAGTGAAACCATTTCTGTTGAGCAAGAAATAAATAACTTAAAAGATTATGTTCTTATTAATCAAAAACGCTATGGAGACAGAATTAAAGTAAATTATTTACTTTCACCAGATTGTGTAGACCAACAAATTCCTAAGCTGATTTTACAGCCTTTTATTGAAAATTCATTTTTCCACGGATTTAACAACAAAACATCTGGCTTTATCAATGTAATGGTGTGGCAAGAAAAGGGTACTTTGATTTGCGAGATCATGGATAATGGAGATGGAATGGAGATTTCATCTAATAAACTTCCGAAAACAAAGAGTAAGAAACAGCATTTTACAGGGATAGGTGTAAGAAATGTAAATGAAAGAATTCAAATTTTGTATGGTAATCAATATGGTGTATCGATTTCAAGTAATTTAGGAGAGGGAACAAGAGTGAAGATTACACTTCCGATCTCCGAAATATAA
- a CDS encoding ABC transporter substrate-binding protein produces MKKLLVLMMACMMFLAACSSGSQETESDSSESSGSKEITIWAWDPNFNIKAMEIAKEYYQKENPDVEIKIVDNAQADIIQKLNTSLSSGTTKGLPNIVLIEDYRAQSFLQAYPDSFHEITGSFKAEDFASYKIAPTSLDGKNYGLPFDTGVTGLYVRTDYLEEAGHTVDDLKGIDWNQYIEIGKKVKEATGKQMITLDPNDQGLIRMMLQSSGSWYLKEDGVTPFIADNEALKKSFETYKAMLDADIVKPNSDWSQFLAAFNSGEVASVPTGNWITPSIKAEASQSGKWAVVPQPKLPDVESSVNASNLGGSSWYVLDVDGKEEATDFLAKTFGSNVDFYQDLVTEVGAIGTYTPATTGEAYKAEDEFFAGQPIISDFSQWVKEIPQVNYGLHTYAIDDILIVEMQNYLNGKDLDQVLEDAQQQAEAQLQ; encoded by the coding sequence ATGAAAAAGCTACTCGTACTTATGATGGCTTGCATGATGTTTTTGGCAGCATGCTCATCTGGGTCTCAAGAGACAGAATCAGATTCAAGTGAATCATCGGGTTCAAAAGAAATTACAATTTGGGCATGGGACCCAAACTTTAATATTAAAGCGATGGAAATAGCAAAAGAGTATTATCAAAAAGAAAATCCTGATGTAGAAATCAAGATTGTAGATAATGCGCAAGCTGATATTATTCAAAAGTTAAATACAAGCTTAAGTTCTGGTACGACAAAAGGATTACCAAATATCGTGTTGATCGAAGACTATCGTGCACAAAGCTTCCTTCAAGCATATCCAGATTCTTTCCATGAAATTACTGGATCTTTCAAAGCGGAAGATTTTGCATCATATAAAATTGCACCAACTAGCTTAGATGGTAAAAACTATGGTTTACCATTTGATACAGGTGTAACTGGTTTATACGTAAGAACGGATTATTTAGAAGAAGCAGGCCATACAGTTGATGATTTAAAAGGTATTGATTGGAATCAATATATTGAAATTGGTAAAAAAGTAAAAGAAGCAACTGGAAAGCAAATGATTACACTTGATCCAAATGACCAAGGTCTTATTCGTATGATGTTGCAATCTAGTGGTTCTTGGTACTTAAAAGAGGATGGTGTGACACCATTTATTGCTGATAATGAAGCACTTAAGAAGTCTTTTGAAACATACAAAGCAATGTTGGACGCTGATATCGTAAAACCAAACTCTGATTGGAGTCAATTCTTAGCAGCATTCAATAGTGGCGAAGTAGCATCAGTACCAACTGGAAACTGGATCACACCATCTATTAAAGCAGAAGCATCTCAATCAGGTAAATGGGCAGTTGTGCCACAGCCAAAACTTCCAGATGTTGAGAGTTCAGTGAATGCATCTAATCTAGGTGGAAGCTCATGGTATGTTCTTGATGTAGATGGAAAAGAAGAAGCAACAGATTTCTTAGCAAAAACGTTTGGTTCAAACGTTGATTTTTATCAAGATTTAGTAACAGAAGTTGGGGCAATCGGAACGTACACTCCTGCAACTACTGGGGAAGCATACAAAGCAGAGGATGAATTCTTTGCTGGGCAACCAATTATCTCTGACTTTTCACAATGGGTAAAAGAAATCCCACAAGTCAATTATGGACTGCACACATACGCAATTGACGACATTTTAATTGTTGAAATGCAAAACTACCTTAACGGTAAGGATCTTGATCAAGTGCTAGAAGATGCTCAACAACAAGCAGAAGCACAGCTTCAATAA
- a CDS encoding carbohydrate ABC transporter permease, with amino-acid sequence MLSAKSNANTSVSYSKRKPLNKTTIIGWSFITIASVLICLFYFYPMVQALIMSFQSGTGTNLTFTGLDNYARLLKDPTFITAVKNTVIYLIIQVPVMILLALFLSVILNDKRLKFKGFFRTAIFLPCVTSLVAYSVIFKYLFGVDGIINMMLMKLAFISEPIQWLTDPFWAKITIVIAITWRWTGYNMIFYLSSLQNIDHSIYEAAKIDGASSIQQFFKITIPMLKPIILFTSITSTIGTLQLFDEVMNITKGGPGNSTMTISQYIYNLSFKYTPDFGYAATVSYAIVIMIVIFSIIQFKVAGEKNA; translated from the coding sequence ATGTTATCAGCAAAATCAAACGCAAACACTTCTGTTTCTTATTCGAAAAGGAAACCTTTAAATAAAACGACAATCATCGGTTGGTCCTTTATCACAATCGCTTCTGTATTAATCTGCTTATTTTACTTTTACCCAATGGTTCAGGCTTTAATCATGTCTTTCCAATCAGGTACAGGTACGAATTTAACGTTTACAGGATTAGATAATTACGCTCGATTACTTAAAGACCCTACTTTTATAACTGCAGTTAAGAACACGGTTATTTATCTAATTATCCAAGTGCCAGTTATGATTTTATTAGCCTTATTTTTATCCGTTATATTAAATGACAAACGTTTAAAGTTTAAAGGATTTTTCCGTACTGCGATCTTCTTACCATGTGTTACATCACTTGTAGCTTATTCCGTTATTTTTAAGTATTTATTCGGTGTAGATGGAATTATCAATATGATGTTAATGAAGCTTGCATTTATTTCTGAACCAATTCAATGGTTAACAGATCCGTTCTGGGCCAAGATTACAATTGTTATTGCAATTACATGGCGCTGGACTGGTTATAATATGATTTTCTATTTATCATCACTTCAAAATATTGATCATTCAATTTATGAAGCTGCAAAAATTGATGGAGCATCTTCCATACAACAATTTTTTAAGATTACGATTCCAATGTTAAAACCTATTATTCTTTTTACGTCGATTACTTCTACAATTGGAACACTACAGTTGTTTGATGAGGTTATGAATATTACAAAAGGTGGTCCTGGTAATTCTACTATGACAATTTCTCAATATATTTATAATCTTTCATTTAAATACACCCCAGACTTTGGGTATGCGGCAACCGTATCGTATGCAATTGTTATTATGATTGTGATCTTCTCAATTATTCAGTTCAAAGTGGCAGGTGAGAAAAATGCTTAA
- a CDS encoding carbohydrate ABC transporter permease — protein MLKKLFGYGVLIIASIVSIFPFLWMVVSATNKSVDVTQGRILPGTHLVENFKNLLTTVDIVPALINSAKISISTTILSLLIASLAGYGFEIFKSKSKDVVFNILLLSMMIPFAALMVPLFRMFGTISQTVPFLGIDTLTAVVLPTLTTAFLIFFFRQSTKMFPKDILEAGRIDGLSELGVFFRIYVPTMKTTYAAAAIITFMASWNNYLWPLVVLQSPENQTIPLLISNLGSSYSPDFGVIMMAIVIATLPAALIFFIMQKHFVAGMMGSVK, from the coding sequence ATGCTTAAAAAATTATTCGGTTATGGTGTATTAATTATTGCGAGTATTGTGTCAATCTTTCCGTTTTTATGGATGGTAGTTTCAGCAACAAATAAATCAGTTGATGTAACACAGGGGAGGATATTACCTGGTACTCATCTTGTAGAAAACTTTAAAAATCTATTAACCACAGTTGATATTGTACCGGCCTTAATCAATTCAGCAAAAATTTCTATTTCAACAACAATTTTATCGTTATTAATCGCTTCCTTAGCGGGATATGGATTTGAAATTTTCAAAAGTAAGTCAAAGGATGTTGTGTTTAATATTTTACTACTATCAATGATGATTCCATTTGCAGCGTTAATGGTCCCTTTATTCAGGATGTTCGGTACGATTTCACAAACAGTGCCTTTCTTAGGAATTGATACATTAACAGCAGTGGTTTTACCAACATTAACTACAGCATTTTTAATCTTTTTCTTCAGACAAAGTACAAAAATGTTTCCAAAGGATATTCTTGAAGCCGGTCGAATTGATGGATTAAGTGAGTTAGGAGTATTTTTTAGAATTTATGTACCAACAATGAAAACAACATATGCAGCAGCGGCAATCATTACATTTATGGCTAGCTGGAACAACTATTTATGGCCTCTAGTTGTTTTACAATCTCCAGAAAATCAGACGATTCCATTATTGATTTCAAACTTAGGTTCAAGTTATTCGCCTGACTTTGGGGTTATTATGATGGCGATTGTGATTGCTACATTACCAGCTGCACTGATTTTCTTCATTATGCAAAAGCACTTTGTTGCAGGAATGATGGGCTCAGTAAAATAA
- a CDS encoding glycoside hydrolase family 2 TIM barrel-domain containing protein, producing MTTNPDLNWLTDVNVFAVNRLPAHSSHMYYETMEEAKKSAPMKMRKSLNGNWKFHYAINPSNRPETFYELNFDCDSWNDIKVPGHIQLQGYGKPQYVNTMYPWDGINDIRPPEIPTDHNPVGSYVKYFHVPENMLEKPVYVSFQGVESAFYVWLNGKFVGYSEDSFTPAEFDLTPFLQEGENKLAVEVYQRSTGSWLEDQDFWRFSGIFREVYLYTVPKMHVYDAYVHADLDETYTKGTLKVDLQLNAPAASGSKVIASLVDKDHNVIESTSVAMNDENPTFTINVDQPELWSAETPNLYKLYIQLVNESGDVVEVVPQKVGFRRFELVDKVMKINGERIIFKGVNRHEFNHRTGRAITKEDMLWDIKTLKQNNINAVRTSHYPNQSYWYELCDEYGVYVIDEMNLETHGSWQKMGAVEPSWNIPGNKPEWQDIVLDRAKSMFERDKNHPSIIIWSCGNESYAGEVILNVTRYFKSVDSSRLVHYEGVFYDRNYNDTSDMESRMYAKPADIEEYLTNNPEKPYVSCEYMHAMGNSLGGMNYYTELEDKYPMYQGGFIWDYIDQSLVKEDRYGKEFLAYGGDFDDRPTDYGFCTNGIVYADRKISPKMQEVKYLYQNIKLEADETGVTIKNKNLFKDTSDYELRYTLFLEGEEVYEKTLQVNVSPQSEQRIDYDWSKELMNKPEEYYVHVAFLLKEETIWANAGHEVAFGQYIFAKKASKMAPIAANGEFRLVEGDVNIGVHGRDFSIIFSKAVGSLVSVNYSGKEMIAYPPAPLFWRATTDNDRGFAQSFVSGCWHAASLARRCTSVDVSEEKDTVQVAFTYKFSIHEKIEVTTSYTVYPNGSIHVKSSYKGAEGLPQMPIFAVSFKVPAKYNQLEWYAMGPEENYSDRAHGARLGVFKNTAKDNVEGYLNPQESGNRTGVRRVSVTNSDGEGVMILSKDTPIECNVSPYTAFELENANHHYELPNVHYSVITVAGKQMGVGGDDSWGAPVHEEHIIKGNTDLDFEFIIQREGF from the coding sequence ATGACAACGAATCCAGATCTAAATTGGCTAACAGACGTAAATGTATTTGCAGTAAATCGACTTCCTGCACACTCTAGTCATATGTATTACGAAACAATGGAAGAGGCAAAAAAATCTGCTCCAATGAAAATGAGAAAAAGCTTAAATGGAAATTGGAAGTTTCATTATGCGATTAATCCGAGTAATCGTCCGGAAACTTTTTATGAATTGAATTTTGATTGTGATAGCTGGAATGATATTAAAGTGCCAGGTCATATTCAACTTCAAGGATATGGCAAACCTCAATATGTAAACACGATGTATCCGTGGGACGGGATAAATGACATTCGTCCTCCTGAGATTCCTACTGATCATAATCCTGTTGGAAGCTATGTAAAGTATTTTCATGTCCCTGAAAACATGCTAGAAAAGCCTGTATATGTATCGTTTCAAGGGGTTGAGTCTGCTTTTTACGTATGGCTAAATGGTAAGTTTGTCGGATATAGTGAAGACAGCTTCACACCTGCTGAGTTTGACTTAACACCTTTTTTACAGGAGGGGGAAAATAAACTAGCAGTTGAAGTGTATCAAAGAAGTACAGGAAGTTGGTTAGAAGATCAAGATTTTTGGCGCTTCTCAGGTATTTTCCGTGAAGTGTATCTTTATACAGTGCCGAAGATGCATGTTTATGATGCATATGTTCATGCAGATTTGGATGAAACTTATACAAAGGGAACACTTAAAGTTGATCTTCAGCTAAACGCTCCTGCTGCATCTGGATCAAAGGTAATCGCTAGTTTGGTAGATAAAGATCATAACGTTATTGAATCAACAAGTGTTGCGATGAACGATGAAAACCCAACATTTACGATCAATGTGGATCAACCAGAATTATGGAGTGCGGAAACACCTAATCTATACAAGCTCTACATCCAGCTTGTGAATGAATCAGGAGATGTAGTAGAAGTTGTTCCGCAAAAGGTTGGTTTTAGACGTTTTGAGTTAGTAGATAAAGTGATGAAAATAAATGGTGAGCGTATCATCTTTAAAGGAGTAAACCGCCACGAGTTTAACCATCGAACAGGGCGTGCAATTACTAAGGAAGATATGCTATGGGATATTAAGACATTAAAGCAAAATAATATTAACGCAGTTCGTACATCGCATTATCCAAACCAAAGCTATTGGTACGAATTATGTGATGAGTATGGCGTGTATGTGATTGATGAGATGAACTTAGAAACACATGGTTCGTGGCAAAAGATGGGCGCTGTTGAGCCTTCTTGGAATATTCCAGGTAATAAACCAGAATGGCAAGACATTGTTTTAGATCGTGCGAAATCGATGTTTGAAAGAGATAAAAATCATCCTTCAATTATCATCTGGTCATGTGGAAATGAGTCATATGCAGGTGAAGTGATATTAAATGTAACAAGATACTTTAAATCTGTTGATTCTAGTCGACTTGTTCATTATGAAGGCGTGTTTTATGACCGTAATTACAATGACACAAGTGATATGGAAAGCCGTATGTATGCAAAGCCAGCAGATATTGAAGAATATTTAACAAATAACCCTGAAAAACCATATGTAAGCTGTGAATATATGCATGCGATGGGGAATTCATTGGGTGGTATGAATTATTACACAGAGCTAGAGGATAAATATCCAATGTATCAAGGTGGATTCATTTGGGATTATATTGACCAGTCTCTTGTTAAAGAAGACCGTTACGGGAAAGAATTTTTAGCTTATGGTGGAGATTTTGATGATCGCCCAACAGATTATGGTTTCTGTACAAATGGAATTGTTTATGCAGACCGTAAAATTTCACCGAAAATGCAGGAAGTGAAATATTTATATCAAAATATTAAGCTTGAAGCAGATGAAACAGGTGTAACGATCAAAAACAAGAATTTGTTTAAAGATACATCTGATTATGAATTAAGATACACGCTTTTTCTTGAAGGAGAAGAAGTGTATGAAAAAACATTACAAGTAAATGTATCACCACAAAGTGAACAGCGAATCGACTATGATTGGTCAAAAGAATTAATGAACAAACCAGAAGAGTATTATGTTCATGTTGCTTTTCTTTTAAAAGAAGAAACGATATGGGCAAATGCTGGACATGAGGTTGCATTTGGACAATATATCTTTGCGAAGAAAGCTAGTAAAATGGCGCCAATTGCAGCAAATGGGGAATTCAGGTTAGTCGAAGGCGATGTGAATATCGGTGTTCATGGAAGAGACTTTAGCATTATCTTCTCAAAGGCAGTAGGTAGTTTAGTATCAGTAAACTATTCTGGAAAAGAAATGATTGCTTATCCTCCTGCTCCATTGTTTTGGAGAGCAACGACAGATAATGACCGAGGTTTTGCACAATCATTTGTTTCAGGTTGTTGGCATGCAGCAAGCTTAGCTCGTAGATGTACTAGTGTTGATGTATCCGAAGAAAAAGATACTGTTCAAGTAGCATTTACCTACAAGTTTTCTATTCATGAAAAAATTGAAGTTACCACGAGCTATACAGTTTATCCTAATGGAAGTATTCATGTTAAGTCTTCCTATAAAGGAGCAGAAGGATTGCCGCAAATGCCAATTTTCGCAGTATCCTTCAAGGTTCCGGCAAAATATAATCAGTTAGAATGGTATGCCATGGGACCTGAAGAAAACTATTCTGATCGAGCTCATGGAGCACGTCTTGGAGTATTTAAGAATACGGCAAAAGACAATGTCGAAGGTTATTTAAATCCACAAGAGTCGGGAAATCGTACAGGAGTACGTCGGGTAAGTGTAACAAATTCTGACGGTGAAGGGGTCATGATTTTATCTAAGGATACGCCAATTGAATGTAATGTCTCACCATACACAGCTTTTGAGCTTGAAAATGCGAATCATCATTATGAGCTACCAAATGTTCATTATTCAGTGATTACTGTTGCTGGTAAGCAAATGGGTGTTGGTGGAGATGACAGCTGGGGTGCTCCAGTTCATGAAGAGCATATCATAAAAGGAAATACTGATTTAGATTTTGAATTTATCATTCAACGTGAAGGGTTTTAA